In Lotus japonicus ecotype B-129 chromosome 5, LjGifu_v1.2, one genomic interval encodes:
- the LOC130717289 gene encoding RPM1 interacting protein 13-like, which produces MPEVLNISSDEEEGLEEAAKEADFDWIKELLFASDGESDDDVIIVGEKKPELKSKSSTTLAVKDDDDDDEDEDGDDDDCVVLEGDPDNGVTSVDEDSTGSDDLLVVGEKGQVACRDYPHARHLCAKYPFSSTPHERHCDQCHCYVCDSLAPCPNWGSGKLSSDHCHANDTTEVWKLQRKNFKLGLSSPLPASTNYGTAVHVVYPQRNLRRENIHLPSNSMRRYQGSRSKNQVSRSINIPVCPTTTNLTVTNGVTIINGVITNGANHGRSKQLGSTLVRRRVQPIPVPNPNQLLGVCSHAIQKGRGSGGSSLGSQFLRPHVISKRVGSSRDLTMNDASRGSSGFNTQVIAAQQHYKYPTASGFSNHRNRNGAGSINSSIYSHPSSGPASLSRANLHTMTAETQAYGQPLPQSNDSQGQSWIPVNDAPSSYVPCLDKNQHGNMKQSQATTQPKSWIPVNDAPSSYVPCLDKNQHGNMKQSQATTQPKPCEESRSGTAGNFSAVDLGWTENTSQSIEPVIDFSSQQSSGSVEPPTESSHLSSSIADIESWLFDKDLFPMVTEGVFPSELNIPSPDLDPVDTGMLSSQLW; this is translated from the exons ATGCCTGAGGTGTTGAATATAAgttctgatgaagaagagggTTTGGAGGAGGCAGCAAAAGAAGCGGATTTTGATTGGATCAAAGAGTTGCTGTTTGCATCTGATGGAGAATCTGATGACGATGTTATCATCGTTGGCGAGAAAAAACCTGAATTGAAGTCAAAGTCTTCTACTACTTTGGCTGtgaaagatgatgatgatgatgatgaggatgaggatggtgatgatgatgattgcgTTGTTCTGGAGGGTGATCCGGACAATGGTGTCACTTCTGTGGATGAGGACTCAACTGGGTCGGATGATTTGCTTGTAGTTGGGGAGAAGGGTCAG GTTGCATGCAGAGACTATCCTCATGCCCGGCATCTTTGTGCTAAATATCCTTTCTCTTCCACCCCTCATGAGAGACACTGTGATCAG TGTCACTGTTATGTCTGTGACTCTCTAGCACCATGTCCGAATTGGGGCTCTGGAAAGTTGAGTTCAGATCATTGTCATGCAAATGATACAACTGAGGTGTGGAAACTTCAGCGGAAAAATTTCAAGCTGGGCCTGAGTTCCCCATTACCAGCTTCAACTAACTATGGTACTGCCGTCCATGTGGTATATCCCCAACGTAATCTGCGTCGTGAAAATATTCACTTGCCCTCAAATTCTATGCGACGGTATCAAGGATCCAGATCAAAG AATCAAGTCTCTAGATCAATCAACATCCCTGTGTGCCCTACAACCACCAACTTAACAGTCACAAATGGTGTAACAATTATAAATGGTGTAATCACAAATGGTGCAAACCATGGTAGATCTAAGCAATTAGGATCTACTTTGGTGAGAAGGAGAGTCCAACCTATCCCTGTTCCAAATCCAAATCAGTTGCTGGGTGTATGTAGTCATGCTATCCAAAAGGGGCGGGGAAGTGGTGGAAGCAGTTTAGGATCTCAGTTCCTTCGTCCTCATGTGATTTCCAAGCGGGTAGGCAGTTCTAGGGACTTGACAATGAATGATGCTTCTCGTGGTTCATCTGGCTTCAACACTCAGGTTATTGCGGCACAGCAGCATTACAAATACCCCACTGCCTCAGGGTTCTCAAATCACAGAAATCGCAATGGAGCAGGCTCAATAAATTCATCAATTTATTCACACCCAAGCTCTGGACCGGCCAGTTTGAGTCGTGCCAACCTGCATACCATGACTGCTGAAACACAGGCATATGGCCAGCCATTGCCCCAATCAAATGATAGCCAGGGTCAATCTTGGATTCCGGTTAATGATGCTCCTTCAAGTTATGTGCCATGTTTGGATAAAAATCAACATGGAAATATGAAACAAAGTCAAGCTACTACCCAACCAAAATCTTGGATTCCGGTTAATGATGCTCCTTCAAGTTATGTGCCATGTTTGGATAAAAATCAACATGGAAATATGAAACAAAGTCAAGCTACTACCCAACCAAAACCATGTGAAGAAAGTCGAAGTGGAACTGCCGGGAATTTTTCTGCTGTTGACTTAGGTTGGACAGAGAATACCAGTCAAAGCATTGAACCTGTAATTGATTTTTCTTCTCAACAAAGCTCAGGAAGCGTTGAACCTCCAACTGAATCTTCTCATTTATCCAGTTCAATTGCTGATATTGAAAGCTGGCTTTTTGATAAAGACCTTTTTCCAATGGTAACAGAAGGTGTTTTCCCATCTGAACTGAATATACCATCTCCTGATCTTGACCCAGTTGATACAGGGATGCTCTCATCTCAGTTGTGGTGA
- the LOC130716895 gene encoding ABC transporter C family member 5-like codes for MGLLQFLDKISASTSSSGSSIVLSNTILGLPVLELAAICVNLTLVLLFLFVVSVRRILVYKGRVRIGKDSTTGDASPICSVISGEIHDVRIGAGFKFSVLCCFYVLFVQVLVLGFDGGSLIWGEASGKDVDWYLLSVPAAQGLAWFVLSFSALYCKFKEAEKFPFLLRVWWFFSFAICLCTLYVDGRGFWVEGSKHLSSHAVANFAVTPALAFLCVVAIRGVTGIQVCRISDLQEPLLVEEEPGCLKVTPYRDAGLFSLATLSWLNPLLSIGAKRPLELKDIPLIAPRDRTKTSYKILKSNWERLKAENPSKQPSLAWAILKSFWREAALNAIFAGLNTLVSYVGPYMISYFVDYLGGKETFPNEGYVLTGIFFVAKLVETLTTRQWYLGVDIMGMHVRSALTAMVYRKGLRLSSFAKQSHTSGEIVNYMAVDVQRVGDYSWYLHDMWMLPLQIALALVILYKNVGIACVATLIATIVSIVVTIPVARIQEEYQDKLMAAKDERMRKTSECLRNMRILKLQAWEDRYRIKLEEMRGVEFKWLRKALYSQACITFLFWSSPIFVSAVTFATCILLGGELTAGGVLSALATFRILQEPLRNFPDLVSTMAQTKVSLDRLSGFLQDEELQEDATIVLPCGISNIAVDIEDGVFSWDSYSSRPTLSGIHMKVEKGMRVAVCGVVGSGKSSFLSCILGEIPKLSGEVRVCGSAAYVPQSAWIQSGNIEENILFGNHMDKPKYKSVLHACSLKKDLELFSHGDQTIIGDRGINLSGGQKQRIQLARALYQDADIYLLDDPFSAVDAHTGSELFREYVLNALADKTVIFVTHQVEFLPAADMILVLREGQIIQAGKYDDLLQAGTDFRTLVSAHHEAIEAMDIPTHSSEDSDENVSLDESTITSKNSISSVNDIDCLAKEVQKGSSDKKAIKEKKKAKRSRTKQLVQEEERVRGRVNMKVYLSYMAAAYKGLLIPLIIIAQTLFQFLQIASNWWMAWANPQTEGDQPKVTPMVLLLVYMGLAFGSSLFIFVRAVLVATFGLASAQKLFFNMLRSIFRAPMSFFDSTPAGRILNRVSVDQSVVDLDIPFRLGGFASSTIQLIGIVAVMTEVTWQVLLLVVPMAVVCLWMQKYYMASSRELVRIVSIQKSPIIQLFGESIAGAATIRGFGQEKRFMKRNLYLLDCFARPFFCSIAAIEWLCLRMELLSTFVFSFCMVLLVSFPRGNIDPSMAGLAVTYGLNLNSRLSRWILSFCKLENKIISIERIYQYSQVPSEAPSVIEDFRPTSTWPENGTIQLIDLKVRYKENLPLVLHGVSCTFPGGKKIGIVGRTGSGKSTLIQALFRLVEPTSGSILIDNINISGIGLHDLRSHLSIIPQDPTLFEGTIRGNLDPLEEHSDKEIWEALDKSQLGEIILEKEEKLDTPVLENGDNWSVGQRQLVSLGRALLKKSKILVLDEATASVDTATDNLIQKVIRQEFRDCTVCTIAHRIPTVIDSDLVLVLSDGRVAEFDTPLRLLEDKASMFLKLVTEYSSRSSSMPDF; via the exons ATGGGTCTCTTGCAATTTCTCGATAAAATCTCagcttcaacttcttcttcagGATCGTCGATTGTCCTTTCGAACACGATCCTGGGTTTGCCTGTGTTGGAACTTGCAGCAATATGCGTGAACCTGACTCTTGTTCTGTTGTTTCTCTTTGTTGTATCGGTGAGACGGATTCTTGTGTACAAGGGTCGAGTTCGGATTGGTAAGGACAGCACCACCGGTGATGCCAGCCCGATTTGCAGTGTTATTAGTGGAGAAATACATGATGTTCGAATCGGTGCAGGGTTCAAGTTTTCTGTGTTGTGTTGTTTCTATGTTCTGTTTGTGCAAGTCTTGGTGTTGGGGTTTGATGGGGGTTCTTTGATTTGGGGTGAGGCTAGTGGGAAAGATGTGGATTGGTATCTTCTCTCTGTGCCAGCAGCTCAGGGTTTAGCTTGGTTTGTGTTGAGCTTCTCGGCTTTGTATTGCAAATTCAAGGAGGCAGAGAAGTTTCCATTTTTGTTGAGAGTTTGGTGGTTTTTTTCATTTGCTATTTGCTTGTGTACTTTATATGTTGATGGGAGAGGATTTTGGGTGGAAGGTTCCAAGCACCTCTCTTCTCATGCTGTTGCTAATTTTGCTGTCACCCCAGCTCTTGCCTTTTTGTGTGTAGTAGCAATTAGGGGTGTTACTGGTATACAAGTTTGTAGGATCTCTGATCTTCAAGAGCCATTACTTGTTGAAGAAGAACCGGGGTGTCTCAAGGTTACTCCTTACAGGGATGCTGGACTTTTTAGCTTGGCTACTCTTTCTTGGCTGAACCCGCTTCTTTCCATTGGCGCGAAGAGACCGCTTGAGCTTAAGGACATACCCCTTATTGCGCCAAGAGATCGAACCAAGACCAGTTACAAGATTTTGAAATCTAACTGGGAGAGATTGAAGGCTGAAAACCCTTCTAAGCAGCCTTCATTAGCTTGGGCAATTCTCAAGTCATTCTGGAGGGAGGCAGCTCTGAATGCCATCTTTGCTGGTCTGAATACATTGGTGTCATATGTTGGTCCATACATGATAAGTTACTTTGTTGATTACTTGGGTGGCAAAGAGACTTTCCCTAATGAGGGATATGTCCTTACGGGTATATTCTTCGTGGCAAAGCTTGTGGAGACCTTGACAACTCGCCAATGGTATCTAGGAGTAGACATCATGGGTATGCATGTCAGGTCAGCTCTAACTGCAATGGTATACAGAAAGGGTCTCAGACTCTCAAGCTTTGCCAAGCAAAGTCACACAAGTGGGGAGATTGTCAACTACATGGCTGTTGATGTTCAGAGGGTAGGGGACTACTCTTGGTATCTTCATGACATGTGGATGCTTCCTCTGCAGATTGCTCTTGCTCTTGTAATTTTGTACAAGAATGTTGGAATTGCTTGTGTGGCAACATTGATTGCTACAATCGTTTCCATTGTTGTCACTATTCCTGTGGCTAGGATACAAGAAGAGTATCAAGACAAATTGATGGCTGCTAAGGATGAAAGAATGAGAAAAACATCTGAGTGTCTGAGGAATATGAGGATTCTAAAGCTGCAAGCTTGGGAGGACAGATATCGAATAAAATTGGAGGAAATGCGTGGAGTAGAGTTTAAGTGGCTTCGGAAAGCACTATATTCTCAAGCTTGCATAACTTTCTTATTCTGGAGCTCCCCTATATTTGTTTCAGCAGTCACTTTTGCTACTTGCATATTGTTGGGTGGTGAGCTGACTGCAGGTGGTGTTCTCTCTGCTCTAGCTACTTTCAGGATCCTCCAAGAACCTCTCAGAAATTTTCCTGACTTGGTGTCAACCATGGCTCAGACAAAGGTTTCTCTTGATCGCTTATCTGGTTTCCTGCAAGATGAAGAATTGCAGGAAGATGCAACTATCGTCTTGCCATGTGGCATTTCTAACATTGCCGTAGATATTGAGGATGGTGTCTTCTCCTGGGACTCTTATTCGTCTAGGCCAACTCTATCGGGAATACATATGAAAGTAGAAAAGGGGATGAGGGTGGCTGTTTGTGGCGTAGTTGGTTCTGGGAAATCAAGTTTTCTTTCTTGCATCCTTGGAGAGATTCCCAAGCTTTCTGGTGAA GTAAGAGTGTGTGGTTCAGCTGCATATGTccctcaatcagcatggatacAGTCAGGAAATATAGAAGAAAATATCCTGTTTGGCAACCATATGGACAAACCAAAGTACAAGAGTGTTCTTCATGCTTGTTCACTGAAAAAGGACCTAGAACTCTTCTCACATGGAGACCAAACAATTATTGGCGATAGAGGTATAAACTTGAGTGGTGGCCAAAAGCAGCGGATTCAGCTTGCACGAGCACTCTACCAAGATGCAGATATTTATCTCCTTGATGATCCCTTCAGTGCAGTTGATGCCCACACTGGATCAGAATTATTCAGA GAGTATGTATTGAATGCACTAGCAGATAAAACAGTTATTTTCGTGACCCATCAAGTTGAATTTCTTCCTGCTGCTGATATGATACTG GTTCTTAGAGAAGGCCAAATCATACAGGCAGGGAAGTATGATGATCTTTTACAGGCAGGAACAGATTTTAGAACTCTAGTTTCAGCTCACCATGAAGCAATTGAGGCTATGGACATTCCTACTCACTCCTCAGAAGATTCAGATGAAAATGTGTCCTTGGATGAATCCACTATAACCAGTAAGAATTCCATTTCCTCAGTAAATGATATTGACTGTTTGGCAAAGGAAGTTCAAAAGGGTTCATCAGATAAGAAAGCAAttaaggagaagaagaaagcaaaacgcTCAAGAACAAAACAGCTTGTTCAGGAAGAGGAGAGGGTTAGAGGTAGAGTCAACATGAAGGTGTACTTGTCCTACATGGCTGCAGCGTATAAAGGCTTGTTGATTCCCCTCATAATCATTGCACAAACATTATTTCAGTTCCTTCAGATCGCTAGTAATTGGTGGATGGCATGGGCAAATCCTCAGACAGAGGGAGACCAACCCAAAGTAACTCCCatggttcttcttcttgtttacaTGGGCCTTGCTTTTGGCAGCTCATTGTTCATATTTGTAAGGGCTGTTCTCGTGGCTACATTTGGCCTAGCATCTGCACAGAAGCTATTTTTCAACATGCTTAGAAGTATTTTCCGTGCACCAATGTCTTTCTTTGACTCTACACCAGCTGGAAGGATCTTAAATCGT GTTTCAGTTGATCAAAGTGTCGTGGATCTTGACATTCCTTTTAGACTTGGAGGTTTTGCTTCATCTACAATACAGCTTATTGGCATTGTTGCTGTAATGACAGAAGTTACATGGCAAGTTTTGCTCCTAGTAGTCCCAATGGCTGTTGTTTGTTTGTGGATGCAG AAATACTACATGGCTTCCTCAAGGGAACTGGTACGTATTGTAAGCATCCAAAAATCTCCAATTATTCAACTTTTTGGTGAATCAATTGCTGGAGCAGCCACCATCAGAGGTTTTGGACAAGAAAAAAGGTTCATGAAGAGGAACCTCTATCTTCTGGACTGTTTCGCACGACCATTCTTCTGCAGTATTGCAGCTATTGAGTGGCTCTGCCTGCGCATGGAATTACTCTCAACCTTTGTGTTTTCTTTCTGCATGGTATTACTAGTGAGCTTTCCCCGTGGAAACATTGACCCCA GTATGGCTGGACTTGCTGTGACATATGGCCTGAATTTGAATTCACGTCTATCACGGTGGATACTAAGCTTTTGCAAActtgaaaacaaaattatatcTATTGAAAGAATTTATCAATACAGCCAAGTTCCTAGTGAAGCACCTTCAGTTATTGAAGATTTTCGCCCTACATCCACTTGGCCTGAAAATGGGACAATCCAATTAATTGATCTAAAG GTCCGCTACAAGGAAAATCTTCCTTTGGTCCTTCACGGAGTATCCTGCACATTTCCTGGTGGGAAGAAGATTGGAATAGTTGGACGAACTGGCAGCGGAAAATCTACCTTGATTCAAGCATTGTTTCGATTGGTTGAACCGACATCTGGGAGTATCCTCATAGACAACATTAATATTTCAGGGATTGGCCTTCATGACCTTCGAAGCCATCTAAGTATCATACCACAAGATCCAACCTTATTTGAAGGCACCATTCGAGGCAATCTTGATCCTCTCGAAGAGCACTCTGATAAAGAGATTTGGGAG GCACTAGATAAGTCTCAGCTTGGAGAGATCATCCTTGAGAAAGAAGAGAAGCTTGACACTCCAG TGCTAGAAAATGGAGATAATTGGAGCGTAGGGCAGCGGCAACTTGTTTCTCTTGGCCGAGCGCTGCTTAAGAAATCAAAGATACTTGTACTTGATGAAGCAACCGCATCTGTTGACACTGCCACTGATAATCTTATCCAGAAGGTTATTCGACAAGAGTTTAGAGACTGCACTGTGTGCACGATTGCACATCGTATTCCTACTGTGATTGACAGTGATCTAGTTCTGGTCCTCAGTGATG GTCGAGTTGCGGAATTTGACACTCCATTACGGCTATTAGAGGATAAGGCATCCATGTTTCTGAAGTTGGTGACGGAATATTCATCCCGATCAAGTAGCATGCCAGATTTTTGA
- the LOC130717965 gene encoding uncharacterized protein LOC130717965 produces the protein MALWMEKGSEPLTESEKADLEAIAALKESTAIELKEKGNQFVKMGNKHYSDAIDCYTRAINQNALSHSQTSILFANRAHVNLMLGNLRRALTDAHQALNLCPTNIKAIYRAAKASFSLNLLAEAQDICQKGLQLDPDNEELKKLNLQIGLKISENKKHEAEVSKAVAEAKELVSAIENRGLKIGKAMYRELTGLRKPVLDKNNILHWPVLLLYAEVMSSDFIEDFCEADMVSVHLDMMFAEDQPLPWDVDNNYKREYIELYYEGCSGLRLSKNGLLRCLLEGTVASDAEGVGDEGKDAVEDLKQNLGSPKWIKVNERRQLHDVLKEPNFIIPGIPVFYVVSTRSSFYTKFKAGKWVPPSI, from the exons ATGGCGCTATGGATGGAAAAGGGTTCTGAGCCATTGACCGAAAGCGAGAAAGCAGACCTTGAAGCCATTGCTGCACTCAAAGAGTCCACAGCCATAGAACtcaag GAAAAGGGTAACCAATTTGTCAAGATGGGTAACAAACATTACTCTGATGCCATTGATTGCTACACAAGGGCTATCAATCAGAATGCCTTGAGTCACTCTCAAACCTCTATTCTTTTTGCAAATAGAGCCCATGTCAATTTGATGCTTGGAAATCTTAGACGTGCTCTCACTGATGCTCACCAAGCACTCAACTTGTGCCCTACAAATATAAAG GCGATTTATAGAGCTGCCAAAGCATCATTTTCACTGAATTTGTTGGCTGAAGCACAAGACATTTGTCAAAAGGGTCTTCAGTTGGATCCCGATAATGAGGAATTGAAGAAGCTTAACCTGCAGATTGGTCTGAAGATATCAGAGAACAAAAAGCATGAGGCTGAAGTTTCCAAGGCTGTTGCAGAGGCAAAG GAGCTTGTGTCCGCAATAGAAAATAGAGGTTTGAAGATTGGGAAGGCGATGTATCGAGAACTAACTGGATTAAGGAAACCTGTGTTAGACAAAAATAATATCCTTCATTGGCCTGTGCTTCTTCTTTATGCAGAGGTTATGTCCAGTGACTTCATTGAGGATTTCTGTGAGGCTGACATGGTTTCGGTTCACCTTGATATGAT GTTTGCAGAAGATCAGCCACTGCCTTGGGATGTTGATAACAATTACAAACGTGAATATATTGAACTATATTATGAG GGTTGCTCTGGACTTCGTTTATCTAAGAATGGACTTCTTCGTTGTCTATTAGAGGGAACTGTAGCTTCTGATGCGGAAGGTGTTGGTGATGAAGGGAAAGATGCAGTTGAGGATCTTAAGCAAAACTTGG GCTCCCCTAAATGGATCAAAGTAAATGAAAGGAGGCAACTTCATGATGTTCTTAAAGAGCCAAATTTCATCATTCCTGGGATCCCAG TCTTCTATGTTGTTTCTACACGATCCAGCTTTTATACCAAGTTCAAAGCTGGAAAGTGGGTTCCTCCGAGTATATGA
- the LOC130719534 gene encoding uncharacterized protein LOC130719534, translating into MAKFLPMCVDQDISDHCPLLLRNVVQNWGSKPFRVLNCWFQNPVFRKFVVDHWSGLQVDIQRAVEDLWANRAWPKGSNVSFIVLVPKVTSPQELHEFRPISLIGYKIVAKILAKRLKGVLPKIIDETLSAFLGGRNMLDGVVVSNEVAHATKYGKEPTILLKVDFEKAYDTVDSSFLNYMMRRTNFCEKLIKWINSCLSSASVFVLDFLFVGLKINSTRVLTLLQKSGLVKAKAFSSFRILCLAWRGCFSLTPWEPW; encoded by the exons ATGGCCAAATTTCTCCCAATGTGTGTTGACCAGGACATCTCAGATCATTGCCCTCTTTTACTGAGAAATGTTGTGCAGAACTGGGGATCTAAACCATTCAGAGTTCTCAATTGTTGGTTTCAGAATCCTGTTTTCAGAAAATTCGTGGTGGATCATTGGTCAGGATTACAG GTGGATATTCAGCGCGCGGTGGAAGACTTATGGGCCAACAGAGCATGGCCTAAAGGGAGTAATGTGTCCTTTATTGTTCTGGTCCCGAAGGTGACTTCCCCACAGGAGCTTCATGAGTTCAGGCCCATCTCCTTGATAGGATACAAGATTGTTGCTAAAATCCTTGCTAAGAGGCTTAAAGGAGTGCTCCCAAAGATTATTGATGAGACACTGTCGGCATTCCTGGGAGGGAGGAATATGCTTGATGGAGTGGTGGTTTCTAATGAGGTGGCTCATGCGACTAAGTATGGGAAAGAGCCTACCATCCTTCTTAAAGTCGACTTTGAGAAAGCTTATGATACGGTGGACTCGAGCTTCTTGAATTACATGATGCGGAGGACGAATTTTTGTGAGAAATTGATCAAGTGGATAAATAGTTGCTTGTCTTCGGCTTCTGTTTTCGTACTG gattttctttttgttggatTGAAGATTAACTCTACTCGTGTGCTGACTTTGTTGCAAAAGTCGGGGCTTGTCAAAGCCAAAGCTTTCTCCTCCTTCCGGATCCTCTGCCTAGCATGGAGGGGTTGCTTCTCGCTGACTCCATGGGAACCGTGGTAG
- the LOC130717964 gene encoding alcohol dehydrogenase class-3, whose translation MATRGQVITCKAAVAWEPNKPLTIEDVDVAPPQAGEVRVQILYTALCHTDAYTWSGKDPEGLFPCILGHEAAGIVESVGEGVTEVQPGDHVIPCYHAECGECKFCKSGKTNLCGKVRSATGVGVMLSDRKSRFSVNGKPIYHFMGTSTFSQYTVVHDVSVAKIDPKAPLEKVCLLGCGVPTGLGAVWNTAKVEPGSIVAVFGLGTVGLAVAEGAKAAGASRIIGIDIDSNKFERAKNFGVTEFINPKEHEKPIQQVIVDLTDGGVDYSFECIGNVSVMRAALECCHKGWGTSVIVGVAASGQEISTRPFQLVTGRVWKGTAFGGFKSRSQVPWLVSKYLNKEIKVDEYITHNLTLVEINKAFDIMHEGGCLRCVLAMHD comes from the exons ATGGCAACTCGAGGACAAGTCATTACATGCAAAG CCGCGGTGGCCTGGGAACCCAACAAGCCATTGACCATCGAGGACGTTGATGTGGCTCCGCCGCAGGCTGGTGAGGTTCGCGTACAAATTCTCTACACCGCTCTCTGTCACACCGATGCTTACACTTGGAGCGGCAAG GATCCAGAAGGTCTCTTCCCATGTATACTTGGTCATGAAGCTGCTGG GATTGTGGAAAGTGTTGGAGAAGGTGTTACTGAAGTTCAGCCTGGTGATCATGTGATCCCTTGTTACCATGCTGAATGTGGAGAGTGCAAGTTTTGCAAATCAGGCAAAACGAATCTTTGCGGAAAGGTTCGTTCTGCCACAGGAGTTGGGGTGATGCTGAGCGATCGCAAGAGTCGTTTCTCTGTTAATGGAAAACCCATCTACCATTTCATGGGGACCTCCACCTTCAGTCAATACACTGTTGTACATGATGTTAGTGTAGCTAAGATTGACCCCAAAGCTCCTTTGGAGAAAGTTTGCCTACTTGGATGCGGTGTTCCAACTG GCCTTGGAGCTGTGTGGAATACTGCAAAGGTGGAACCAGGGTCAATTGTTGCTGTTTTTGGCCTTGGAACTGTTGGGCTTGCT GTTGCTGAGGGTGCAAAAGCTGCTGGTGCATCGCGGATTATTGGCATAGATATTGATAGCAATAAGTTTGAAAGAG CAAAGAACTTTGGAGTCACTGAGTTTATTAATCCAAAAGAACATGAGAAACCAATTCAGCAGGTAATTGTTGACCTAACAGATGGTGGAGTTGATTATAGCTTTGAGTGCATTGGAAATGTCTCAGTGATGAGGGCAGCTTTGGAATGCTGCCATAAG GGGTGGGGGACATCAGTTATAGTTGGTGTTGCAGCATCAGGGCAGGAAATATCAACTAGACCTTTCCAATTGGTGACTGGGCGTGTCTGGAAAGGAACAGCTTTTGGTGGCTTCAAGAGCCGGTCACAAGTGCCTTGGCTTGTAAGCAAGTACTTAAATAAG GAAATCAAGGTTGATGAGTACATCACTCACAATTTGACTCTTGTGGAGATCAACAAGGCATTTGACATCATGCATGAAGGTGGATGTCTCCGTTGTGTGCTCGCAATGCATGACTGA